In Rutidosis leptorrhynchoides isolate AG116_Rl617_1_P2 chromosome 2, CSIRO_AGI_Rlap_v1, whole genome shotgun sequence, one genomic interval encodes:
- the LOC139892845 gene encoding uncharacterized protein: MYHPSRGGVRGGRDQFSWDDVKVDKYRENYIGHSLKAPVGRWQKGKDLHWYAKDKKSKEADMEAAKEEIRRIKEEEEQAMREALGLAPKRSAKPQGNRLDKHEFSELVKRGSTAEDLGAGHAEAAHVQGLGFAKAPKVWQESSSMPTTMTTEGTINTNVSASLAARDVKEDSEDDDSSSRKKRKREEKRQEKRERREERKHERREKRHSRDTDDKRKHKRDKGSRRHDSD, encoded by the exons ATGTATCATCCGTCCAGAGGTGGTGTTCGTGGCGGTCGAGATC AGTTTAGCTGGGATGATGTGAAGGTTGATAAATATCGAGAAAACTATATTGGTCACAGTCTCAAGGCTCCTGTAGGGAGATGGCAGAAAG GGAAGGATCTACACTGGTATGCTAAAGATAAAAAGTCCAAGGAAGCAGATATGGAGGCTGCTAAAGAAGAGATAAGGAGGATCAAGGAAGAAGAGGAGCAGGCTATGCGTGAGGCTTTGGGTTTAGCACCTAAGCGTTCAGCGAAACCTCAAGGCAATAGACTTGATAAACATGAGTTTTCTGAACTTGTGAAACGAGGCTCGACTGCAGAAGACTTGGGAGCAGGACATGCTGAGGCGGCTCATGTTCAGGGTCTTGGTTTTGCCAA GGCACCTAAAGTGTGGCAAGAGTCGAGTTCTATGCCTACGACTATGACTACAGAAGGGACTATAAATACAAATGTGTCTGCATCTCTTGCTGCAAGAGATGTTAAGGAAGATTCAGAAGACGATGATAGCAGCAGCCGGAAGAAAAGGAAACGAGAAGAGAAAAGACAAGAAAAGCGTGAGAGACGAGAAGAGAGGAAACATGAACGGAGAGAGAAAAGACATTCTCGTGACACCGATGACAAGAGGAAGCATAAAAGGGACAAGGGTAGCAGGCGACATGATTCTGACTGA